From the Cryptomeria japonica chromosome 2, Sugi_1.0, whole genome shotgun sequence genome, one window contains:
- the LOC131047386 gene encoding eukaryotic translation initiation factor 3 subunit B codes for MAETMDMPLLVPGHQLNIDFSQVDLNAIQLPPGEDFGIKSDDEEEEEDSLEFETGFGNVIVVDNLPVVPPEKFEKLEGVVRKIFGQIGTIRDRGLWMPVDPETQKTKGYCFIEYNTPQEAQTAKDQTNGYKLDKAHIFAVNMFDDFEKFMKVSDEWVPPETKTYSPIENLHQWLTDEKGRDQFVIRAQSDTEVYWNDARHLKPELVYRRTHWTESFVQWSPLGTYLATLHRQGAAVWGGATTFTRLMRFAHTQVRLIDISPGEKFLVTYSSHEPSNPRDTQRVTLNIFDMRSGVVVREFKGSADDFATGGTGGVAGVSWPVFRWAGGRDDKYFARIGKNAISVYETDTMGLLDKKLLRVDNVMDFSWSPTDPILSLFVPEGGGGNQPARVSLVQIPGREELRQKNLFSVSDCKMYWQSNGDYLAVKVDRYTKTKKSTYTGFELFRIKERDIPIEVLELENKNDRIVAFAWEPKGHRFAIIHGDGIKPDVSFYSMRSPNNVGRVSKLATIKGRSANALFWSPIGRFIILAGLKSHNGQLEFYNVDELETMATGEHFMATDIEWDPTGRYVATYVTTVHEMENGFNIWSFNGKLLYRVSRDHFYQLLWRPRPPSLLSPEKEEEIAKNLKKYSKKYEAEDQDVSLLLSEQDREKRKKLQEEWQGWVNEWKCLWEEERFLRQALRDGEPSDEEEEYEAEEVEAEEVLDVTEEIASYGFED; via the exons tgatgatgaagaggaagaagaagactcGTTGGAATTTGAGACGGGGTTCGGGAATGTCATTGTTGTTGACAATCTTCCTGTTGTGCCTCCAGagaagtttgagaaacttgaaggtgTTGTTCGTAAGATTTTTGGCCAGATTGGAACAATCAGGGACAGGGGTCTGTGGATGCCAGTTGATCCCGAGACACAGAAGACTAAAGGTTATTGTTTTATAGAGTACAACACTCCTCAG GAAGCACAAACAGCAAAAGATCAAACAAATGGATATAAGCTGGACAAAGCACACATTTTTGCTGTTAACATGTTTGATGACTTTGAGAAATTCATGAAAGTATCAGACGAATGGGTTCCTCCTGAAACCAAGACATATTCTCCCATT GAAAATTTACACCAGTGGCTTACGGATGAGAAAGgacgcgatcaatttgtcattcgTGCTCAGTCAGACACTGAAGTTTATTGGAATGATGCTAGGCATTTGAAGCCTGAATTAGTGTACCGCCGTACA CATTGGACTGAGAGCTTTGTTCAGTGGTCACCGCTTGGAACATACTTGGCAACTCTTCACAGGCAGGGAGCAGCTGTTTGGGGAGGTGCTACCACATTTACCAGATTGATGCGTTTCGCACATACACAG GTTAGATTGATTGATATATCACCCGGGGAGAAATTCCTGGTAACTTACAGCAGCCATGAGCCTAGTAACCCAAGAGACACACAG AGGGTTACTCTAAACATCTTTGATATGAGGAGTGGTGTCGTAGTGAGAGAATTTAAAGGAAGTGCTGACGATTTTGCAACTGGTGGAACTGGAGGAGTTGCTGGTGTGTCTTGGCCTGTATTCAG ATGGGCAGGCGGCAGAGATGATAAATATTTTGCCAGGATTGGAAAAAATGCCATCAGTGTCTATGAAACAGATACAATGGGTCTCCTTGACAAGAAACTCCTCAGAGTTGACAATGTAATGGATTTCAGCTGGTCTCCAACAGATCCAATATTATCACTGTTTGTGCCAGAGGGAGGTGGTGGAAACCAACCTGCAAGA GTTAGTCTTGTGCAAATTCCTGGAAGGGAAGAACTAAGGCAGAAAAATCTCTTCAGTGTAAGCGATTGCAAGATGTATTGGCAAAGCAACGGAGATTACCTTGCAGTGAAAGTGGACAGATATACAAAAACCAAGAAAAGTACCTACACTGGCTTTGAGCTTTTCCGCATCAAGGAAAGAGATATTCCCATAGAAGTGTTAGAATTAGAAAACAAGAATGACAGAATTGTTGCATTTGCTTGGGAGCCCAAAGGGCATAGATTTGCTATTATTCATGGAGATGGGATTAAGCCAGATGTCAGTTTCTATTCAATGAGGAGCCCTAATAATGTTGGTCGGGTTTCTAAACTCGCCACTATTAAAGGAAGATCAGCAAATGCACTTTTCTGGTCTCCTATTGGGCGCTTCATTATTTTGGCAGGGCTAAAATCTCACAACGGCCAGCTTGAATTTTACAATGTTGATGAGCTTGAGACAATGGCAACTGGGGAGCATTTCATGGCAACTGATATTGAGTGGGATCCTACTGGAAG ATACGTAGCAACATATGTCACAACAGTTCATGAAATGGAAAATGGCTTCAACATATGGTCATTTAATGGAAAGCTATTATATCGTGTTTCTAGGGATCACTTTTATCAG TTGTTATGGCGCCCAAGACCACCCTCTCTTTTAAGTccagagaaagaagaggagattgccAAGAATTTGAAGAAGTATAGCAAGAAATACGAGGCTGAGGATCAGGATGTTTCATTATTGTTAAGTGAACAAGACAGGGAGAAACGAAAGAAATTACAGGAGGAATGGCAGGGCTGGGTCAATGAATGGAAATGTCTATGGGAAGAAGAGAGATTCCTTCGACAAGCATTGCGTGATGGAGAGcccagtgatgaagaagaagaatatgaagcAGAAGAAGTAGAAGCTGAAGAGGTATTAGATGTTACAGAAGAGATTGCTTCATATGGTTTTGAGGACTAA